The Amphiura filiformis chromosome 8, Afil_fr2py, whole genome shotgun sequence genomic sequence tttgggttagggttatgtttagagttaggatttggacttaggttagggtttaggtgaAGTTTGGAGTTTATAACCCAGTTATTTGGTTTTCGGTCTAATGGCCCTTGGAAATATCAACTTGTAACACTCTAGCCCGGGTTTACTCTAAACATAAGCCTATTTGTGACACACCTCAGTCACCAAGTCCCCAGGTGCACCCCCTATCTAAAGATGCACAAATATACTTATAAACACATGATATTGTGTTTTTAATACATCTAATTCTATATCGCCCATTCTAACACTCCTCCACAGGCAGGAAGCACACAAGGTGTTTGGTGTTGTGGTATTCATCAGAGTGAGGGTTGAACTATATATATTATACACTATTTTTGTCTTGTTAGATCATTTTAGAATCTTAGAATTATACTTACTTCAGGGAATTTCTTGTTTTTGACATATTCTGCCACTGCTGCATCCCAATATTGTGCATAGCCTTCATTGATGCTAAATATCTTGCCTCTTTCCTTGATCTCAATCAGACGATTTGTTAACACAAATTCACCAATTGCCTGCAGAAATGAATAACAAGAAAATCTTGTCACTAAAACTCAAAATTtgaatacaaaataaaaaaatgcaataaaatataaatctttacacagaattaaaaaaaacactgaagatttaacaaaaatacacaaagtagAATAAGGCAATTTTACTGTTAATTCATTTCACTGTtcttaaaatacaacaatgtaccaattttagtaaatgtttttattttgattgtttcaGCTTGAACAAAACTGATGTATCAATTTTCAAGCAGGCTGTTACATAAGGATTTTAAAGGTCATGGTTAAGTAATTTTTTAATCTTCTGTGGTGTGTAGTGTGCGTCTAGTGTGCGTCTAGTGTGGATGCAGAAGTGATGAACAAGCACCCTGATTGACTGATCCACGTTCATGACAAAATGATTGACCTCTTGGTCATCATTAATAATAATGGAGCGTATTTATACcacgcaaaaatcatcaaaaagatctcagGGCGCGAAGACAAAAAAGCAAAGGACACACAGTGAAACACAAAAAACCTTAAGATTCAGGGACAGCAAgttggaaaaaatgagttttgAGACTACATTTGAATTGAGCGAGAGAAGTGATATTGCGGATGTTGATGTTGTTGGGAAGGGAATTCCAAGCTACAGGGGCAGCATAACGAAAGGAACACTGACCGGCAGATGATAAATTAACACACGGGTCCTGAGAAGTTTTTCAGATGATGAACGGAGGGAGCGCTGAGGAACATAAGTACAGAGAACCgagcagggttcgaattcagtcaatttttttgcatagctgtttgtgcgatgcaaaacacatgtttgtatagcagtttccaaattttgcatagcagttattttgctatgcaaaaaaagaaaaatgcgtAGGATTTTGCGATGCAATATTTATATTTGCGTAGCGAATCTACAACTTCTGTCATTGTCTTCAAATCTCGGCTATAAAGCCCCCAGACGATCACATGTCACACTCGAGGGCAGAGTTTGAGGGCAATtagcaaatataattatatgcacGAAGCAGGATCATAGCATTTgaaaaaagggtaggcctatacttttatcGCGAGGAatgagcattgaaaaataatgttgcaaTTTTACAAACCTGGTAAAGTCGCTCCACGACCATAAAGAACAGCAAAAATACCACAGAtgaaaaaaaccttcaaaaacgaTAAAACCTGATTAGGTCTTCAGTAAACTTTTCACCTAATTTTTGTTCAACATTATCTCGACATTATCTCATCCCCGTAAAAATATTGCAAGCTTCCGAAGGTTGCTGATCTTATGGTCTTGGTAACTCCCTTCACCAGGAACATGTGTTGGGGGGAGTAACGCTAGTAAACATAAGCATGACATAAGCAATCAACCACGACAGATTCCGCAATATGGTAcccaacattgctttgtcttcTTTTTGCAACGGAATACAGCATAATTATCTTAGATGTAACGAGAATGAGCAAATACCGACTGCGTGATGTTTTTGATTTTCGGGGAATTCCAGATCATCCAGATGTGTTTTGAGGTAAATGCGGCGTATCGCGGAATTTGGCTCGCAAATAGCGATGCATTGGGGAACTTTTGAGGCAAATGCGACGTgaaatttagctcaaatttatgtatagcacttttagcgatgcattttgaaaaagtgcatagcagttgatggaaattgcatcgcaaaatgcgatgcgatACCATCGAATTCTACCTCTGGAACCGAGGAGAGGTAAGAAGGAAGGGTACCCTCAAAGTGCCAGTAAAGCAAACACACATAATTTAAACTGAAtccggaattttatgggtaacCAATGAAGCTCATAAAGTATGGGGGTAACATGATCATATTTACGTTTTTTAACAATGAGCCGGGCGTCAGAGTTTTGGATCCTCTGGAGGCGGAGAATTTGATCAGAAGTGATACCAGCCAAAGCGGAATTACAGAAATCAAGGCGAGACGTGATAAGAGAGTTAACAAGACACGACGCCATTAATCACCAGCGCATACCCAGACCATGGAAGAATTAAACATTTGACTTTAAGACACACTCAATCAACCCCCACAGTCAATCACCACGAGAGGGTTGGTGTTCCTAAAAAAACTTATTATGGTAACAAATGGTGCAACTGGAATTCTACATTTTGCGGATTTTGCAACAAGAGATCTCATAGGTCAATTGCATCAATGTTAAAACTACATTTTGGGTCTGCCAAGGTGAGTGAGAGTAATCACTTGTCTCAAACAGAACTTGTGGTaatgctttatttttttttcaaggaaaattttatttatattttcaatCCATAAGAAATGAACAGTTTATGTAGTGTTATGCATGTCAAATAAACAATTACCAGTACAAAAAACAAGTGCTATCTTACCGGATCCAGCATAAAACCATTGATACCACACCCTGTACTGAAGACTAACATTGTTGCGCTACCATAGAGGGCGTACCCTGCAGCTACCTGCTTATTACCTGGTTGCAACACATCAGCAAGTGTAGCTGGTCCTGTAGATTCCtatgcaaaacaacaacaacatatataTTGCTAGTTATTATATAAATCTTAAGATATTTCAAcatattaaccctaacgcccgGAGGCCTAGTTGGCGACTTGGAGGGAAAGAAGgttgaaataaagagagaaaacctACAAAGAAGTTGATGCACtcgtcggctgctacatgtgtctcatttcacataatagctaggaataaacaTAGACTCATAtaaagtgtaggtcacttcaaatcatccccaagtcaaattgtatgaggaatgttctttgtattcctaaaccatgtgacttgggatgatttgaagtgacctccacttcgaaGATGAGTataactattatgtgaaatgagacacatgtagcagccgacaagtgcatcgttttgatatggatgtacacatatatcacTTAGGTGCATGCGTCATCACATCCCGTGGGATGCACACACGCGCCATGAAATtgtttgtagtattttgtagtattcaggcttGTTAGGGTTAATAAGCTTGTTTATAAGGTAGGTGATTGACCCACTCGGCAGCCTCATCCTCTCACATTACCAATCAAAATGAAGATTTTGGTACAGGTGAAAGTTCATATATTTCACGCAactccagtgaaattttaggcctcaAATAAACATTTTTGTATCTGTTCTATGAGCCACACATTTTTGCCTCTAGAATCTAAACTGCTgaagcaatttaactcaaaacttgggaTAATTGTATTTGGGTGATGGGCCTCATTGCAAGGTAGAAAACATGTAAGTAAGTTAACCTATAGCAGGGGTTctcaagtaaagtaaagtaagctCCACCTTTAAAAAATAGAATGGCTCAAGCACCACCATCTTAGCGAGCGACCATAGCGTCACATCGTGGGATCCAGCAGTAAAGCTTGCGTTGATGCGCCACAAGTGGTGcacgcgccgccagttgagagtCCCTGATCTATAGGCTTTATCGACAGAAATTCATGTGTTACAATCAGATCACTGCCTCAACACACAAAGTGTGGTTTGGTTGGGGTCACCTTCTAACAACAATTGCAGCAGAAAAggatgcaaataaaatgaaaaatacctTTTTCCAAATCCCAAATATAGAGCCGATGGAGACAAGACAGTCAATATTTGATGACCCATCCAAGGGGTCAAAGGCCACAATGTACTTCCCTTTCTTCTCAGTCTCTACCTCGATAATGTTTTCATTCTCTTCCGATACTAAGATGCTGCATGTGTAGGAGGATTTGAGTTGGTTGATGAAGAGATCATTTGAAAGGACATCAAGTTTCTTTTGTTCATCTCCGGTAGTATTGGTAGAACCTGCAATACCCATTCTAAACGGCATCAAATTAGAGAACGAAAACAAGGTATTACTTTTTAAATTGATATGgcatattcttaaacacttgagaacgttcctgcaatcttattggttcttacccagttttacccgtgtgatatgacacgggtcagcgcgtgtgcgtcaatGCGATATgcatactcgctatttggaccaatcggaggcgcacagcaacaacgggactgatccattttaagccctaggtaattccttgcaaaatgtagatttaatttgattaaaatttgtatgatatttttatttgaattgaagtgtttaagaatgagaataaaggtattgtttttagccgctgtcgtgcatataTCATCGCATATAACACgagcaacatcattatttttgatgtaaaactacttaaaataatgatgtcgcccgtgttttatgagacgatagatgcactccagcggctaaaaacaatacctttattctctaactctTGACTGAATAGCCCCACCGGGCGTGTCCGGGCACCCCTGACTCGGGTGGAAGTATGGACCTTCTGTTAACGCAAATGGACTTGCCCATAGTTTGGCACTAGTGCAATATGTCTTTAAATTATAGTgtattttaatgtgtatttttataaTGTCTTTAGGCGCAATATGGGGGTTCGGGTATGGACGGACAGTCGGGGTAGTGTCCTGGGCGCTTGTGGATTGCTGGACCTTTCTCCCTGGATGGGGTGCTGTTGGGGATTCATGTGGCTGGTTAGGGGCAGGGATAGGATCAATTATCGTTGTTGTCGCCCTGCTCTCTGATCAGCCTGGAGCCCTGTGCCTTGGTCAGGGTTGGGGTCCTGTTGCCCGCATGTGGTTGGGGGTTTGCTCCTGCTGTCCTGCCTGACCCTGatccactctctctctctctactgattacctttttaaatatGTGTGCTAGTTTTTTATTGTGTATATTGTTCCTTTCTGTATTTTTATATGTGGTATCTTGAGTATTTTAATGTTGGCCTTTTGCCACCTGGGCACCTTGGAGAACAATAATATTATGCTAGTGCAAAAAAGgtcaacccaggttaaataagaatgaaataaataaataaaatcatataGTATGGGTTTATTGTCTGCTTGATCATGCAGATCATAATTTGCAAAATCAGTttcaaatatacatgtatgttagtgTTCACAACACTACAACAAAAGCTGTGTAACTCATAGACATTTTCTAGGATTTAACAtgatattttcatcattttaatattatatcaGGTGTTTATTAGAGTAGAGCATTTATTACAGATAACATGTATTCATTATTGAAGCTTGCACCTGGGAGATATCATATCAGTCAAGCTGTCTAATTAGATCAGActtaattaatttgaaattgaaatgaaacaaattgaAGAATTACAGTTTAGTCTTCATTATCTCTAGATAGTCTTCTttcacatgtttgtttgtttgtttgtttgcccagGTTGGTCCATGAGGGGCATACTATAtaagcacaagcctggatagccagtgtaggctaataaaatgcatttgaatttataaggcaaaaaaatctGTAGGCTGTGCATTTCggtttttatttgaaaaagtttattttcaagcaaaaaattgatggcaaaatttgtcattttgggatttttctcatacattttgtttacaagcaatGTAAAAATCAACAACTCCTATTAAAATCAATCGATATTTTTCTACTACAAAATCTTCATATCTAACctaatttgacaaaatattggtGAATtgaggtataaaataaaacaaattaaaaacagCATTTTGCAATTTGATTTGCAAACCATCTACAGGAAAGTAACTTGTTTTTGTAGcccaatttcattttttaaacaaatgtttgtccatttttttacattattgtaagtagattaaaaatttaaaaattattttcatacTTTGTTTAAAATTAATATCAAAAGTGATTCAGAAAAATTTACAACCTAAAATACTAAATAGTACCTGGTAAGAATTATTACTTTATATGATTCCTGCATTCCACAGAGCCTATCAACCATTTTTTAAGTCACAAAAGATGCACACACTGAGTGTATTAAAATTTGCTGAGTCATTTTGTACATTGGTCATGAAGTAAATAATTAACAATTTATTGTCTGAAAAATTATTGACCAATTCCTCTGTATGCTTATACTTCCGCAGCAGTTTGGGTTAAAACACATGATAcaattaaataatgcaaatatattttgttaaattttataTAAAGGTCAGATTCAGCTCAATAATAAAATGGCACAGGTCACTAATTTTGTGCAGAATTACCAGCGATTACCTGGATGAGTAGTTTTTAAATATACAATAATAATTGTATACTACTATATACTCCTTGTGGGCCATTGAACATCCTGTGTTATTTCCTGACCTGGTACATCCAAGGACCAGAGCTCtgtccaagcaccataaaacacAATTTATGCAGTTacaaattacatgtatgtacatgcatACACCCATGAAACAActgataacaaaataaataataaaaaaacgatacatgtttaaaatatgtttCAAACAGCTGGTAGTGCATGGGCAGTGTATTAATTTACCCTATACAATCTCGACGATAACAAGAAACTGTGTAAAATATTTGGGTGAATCGTGGCATAGGCTTTTAtgacgggagttcataacaagtcagcagataggtgaggtctgcttgttttttgttgacaaggggcagtcaaCCCTTAATTTAGCAGATAAGCGAcgtctgcttgttctctgctgACAAGGGGAAGTCTTAGGTATGGGGCAACCTACTTTGTTGCAAACTTTCTGCAGTTGCATcagcagataggtgaggtctgcttgttttctgttgacaaggggcagtcatcagtgaactgctcttttcagagccaccaaaccttttacataagcagataggcaaggtctgcttgttctctgttgacaaggggcagtcttcagtgaacagctcttttcagagccaccagtaggcaagggcggcctacatgtctcattcttaggtacgtTTCCCTGAAGAAGTTAGAGCAACTCCTGACCAAAGCTTGACAGttttaaacttgtccgacggcaaacCTGCTAAAAACTTATCCTGGGGAGTGTTTTGGGGACTAACAAACCTTTTTTAGGACTAGCAAACCTTATGTGACCAACGAGGAGGTGCGGACCAGAGTGAAGCACGCTATTGGTCCCTACGATGACCTACTAACAACAGTCAGGCAACGTAAACTATGTTGGTACGGCCACATCTCTCGCTCCTCTGGTTTAGCAAAGACAATCCTACAGGGTACAGTGGTTGGCACAAGaagaggaagacagaaaaagagatgggAAGACAACACAAGAGAATGGACTGGCCTGAACTTTGCCACCTTATCACAGAGGGCAGTGGAAGACAGGAACAGATGGAGAGAGATTGTCAAGATGTCATCAGTGGTGCCCCGACGACCAAGCCGGTTAAGGGAGCAGTAATAAGCAGTAAGCAAACCTTATGACTAGTAAAACTAGTCTGGCACTCAGTGACAGTCCCCTaaattttgccaccaaagtcaacAAGATGGattcaatgctgacttcaatcCATGGCAATACCTGTTATTGATTTTCAAGTCTGAAATCTTACCAAGAATCACAAAATAATGTGGACCAGTGTTACACTACAATTTACAATTTGAGTTTGGGTCTGTGAAAACTGATGAGGGCTTGTAGCTTTCAAACCCATAGGCCAGGATGGAAGGCCCTCACAGTTTTGTCTTATTTTGAACACTTTTCTCTTCCTTTTCTCTccatttttcctctttctcttctgttctcttcctttcttcttttttttttgggaggagtGTGGGGGTGGGGCTGGGCCGCCCCTGAATCCGCCGCCTGAATGGTATACAACTAGTAACtgctcaaaatgttcaaaacatcaTACTTGCCCGCCCCGGCCCAAGCAATTTAtgccataggcctacaagtgtgctCTCAAATTGGAAGCGTGCTCAGAAAGTAGAGCCCCCTTACAAAATAGGGCTATCTATAGTCACTTAAGGCCTAAATTGACTTCTATTTTGAAGCCTGCAAATTAATGTCCCGTTCCTCTAGCATGCCTAGTTCGATCTCTCctgtctctctctccctctcccctctctctctatctctctctctctctctctctctctctcttttttgtaCCCGGGGGGCGCGCGCCCGTTCAAAAAGGGCTAAATACGCTACTGTACATGTACTTCACTCGAGCAATTCAAAAGTACTGTACTCTAAGACTAAATTCGAAAGTTGGGGTCAGTattagatttagggttagggctaggataTGGGTTTATAGCAACCCTTAAGGCcacacgaggtattgtt encodes the following:
- the LOC140158929 gene encoding fructose-1,6-bisphosphatase 1-like codes for the protein MSSQPIDTNFMTLTRFMLEEQTRCEGATGEMTQLLNSLVTAIKAIANAVKRAGIAKLMGIAGSTNTTGDEQKKLDVLSNDLFINQLKSSYTCSILVSEENENIIEVETEKKGKYIVAFDPLDGSSNIDCLVSIGSIFGIWKKESTGPATLADVLQPGNKQVAAGYALYGSATMLVFSTGCGINGFMLDPAIGEFVLTNRLIEIKERGKIFSINEGYAQYWDAAVAEYVKNKKFPEDGKSPYNARYIGSMVADVHRTFMYGGIFLYPGNTKSPNGKLRLLYESSPMAFLMEQAGGLATTGKEDILDIVPTDIHQRCPTIMGSPDDVRDFMRLVKKHSK